The sequence GTTTAAATACATATCAAACCCCTTCATAAAAATATCGTTGTGATTTGCGCCGGGGATCATCAAAAGGTCTTTGTCGGCAGAAGGGCAAAGGCTATAAAGCACTTCACCTTGTGAAAAGTCGATAATATGGTCAAACTGTGCATGAATAATTAAAAGAGGTTTGTTCCAATGCTTGATTTTATCGGCATTGCCGAATCCTTGTTCTTCCTGAAAACCGATCATGTCAGGATCAATCCCAAGGGTTTTCAAAAGCGGGGCTGCATGGGCAAACCCGCTTTCGATGATCAGCCTGTCAATGCTGTCCTGGCGTGTGGCAGCCAGCTCCAGAGCCGATGCACTGCCAAGGGAACGGCCCATAACGGTAAGAGAACCTGTGAAATTGCGGTTTTTAAGTTCGTTAACGACAAAATCCAGAATTGTGTGGCAGTCCAGAAGCATTGAAAAGACCGTGGGCGAGCCTGAGGATTTGCCGTATCCCCGGTAATCGACCACCAGGAAGTTGATGCCCATACGGTTGAAAATGGGGCCAAGATCATCGTAGTCGGATACGATCTCGCCATTGCCGTGAAAGAAAAGGATGTTGGGAAATGACGGATCTCCCAGGTGAAAGGCCGCTCCGACTTCAATATCCTGATCAACCGGAATAAAATGCTCCTTGCCGGAACCTGCCTTTTGGGGATCATCACGCCTTGGGTGAAACAAAAATTGAAGCACCTGGGGCTGATCCAGGGCCGCGTACGGATTGGTATGACTTTTTTCCATTGAATTCTCCTTGTTTGTCTCTTTTACAGGATTTAGTCTTAACATTTTTTAATACAATATTATAACGCTTAATAACTTTGACATTGACTTTATGTTATAAATTATCATAATTGATTTATGAAAACAATTCGATGGCACAACAGAGCCCGTAAACAAATAAAAAAAGTGCCGAAGGAGTATCAGGAATCAATTTTTCAAAGCATTGATCAGTTGATTAATTTTCCAAATTGCACGGGCCTTGATGTAAAACCATTAAAAAACCACAAATATGATTACAGAATGAGAGTGGGCCGCTACCGAGTTCTATTTGACGACGAAGATCAGGTTCAAATTATATCAATACAGGAGGTAAAAAAACGTGACAACCGTACTTACCAATAACGTCCAAATAATTGAACAGGGAGGAAAGCCGGCGTTTGCTGTAATCCCCTGGGATGATTACCAGTCCTTGGTTGAAGGAGTGGTGCCGGATGACTCTGACGTATGGTTTCCTCACGAAGTGGTTAAGGCCAACGTCAGAGGGGACAGCCTTGTAAAAGCTTGGCGTGAATATTTGGGCATGACCCAGGCAGAGCTTGCTGCTAAGGCAGGAATAAAACAACCGGCACTGGCCAGAATTGAAAAAATAGACGCCAACCCAAGAAAAAGTACTCTGATCAGGTTGGCAGAGGCAATGGGTCTAACTGTTGAGCAACTTATAGAATAATTTTTTAAACTAAAGACACCAACAATGCAGGAATAGAATGGGCGCCGCAAGCGCTTCACCCTTTTGTTTTTAGTTGCAATTAAAAAAGAGGAGACCTGATGAGCAGCCAAATACCTACACGTGACGCAGCCTTGGCGCTTCTAAAAAAATACAACACGAGCGAGAGCCTTATCAAACACGCATTTGCCGTCGAAGGTGTGATGCGTTACATGGCTGGAAAATATGGTGAGGATAAAGATACATGGGGTATTGTGGGTTTAATCCACGACCTTGATTATGAGCGGTTTCCTGAGCAGCACTGCAAAAAGACCGAGCAGATTTTAAAGGAAAACGATTGGCCGGAGGATTTGATTCGTGCCGTGGTCAGCCATGGATGGGGTATTTGCACGGATGTCAAGCCCGAAAGCACCATGGAAAAAGTGCTCTTTGCCATTGATGAGCTTACCGGGTTGGTGGCGACTTCGGCGCTGGTGAGGCCTTCAAAGAGCGTCATGGACATGAAAGCCAAATCGGTCAAGAAAAAGTGGAAAGACAAAAGATTTGCGGCGGGTGTTGATCGATCAATTATCCAGAAAGGCGCCGATATGTTGGGGGTTGAATTGGGCGAACTGATTACGGATACGATTATGGGCATGCGTGAGGTTGCCGTTGAGATAGGGTTGAAAGGAGACGCCTAATATGGAATGCAAGCGAGATAAGGGATTGGTTCTAACGTTGGCCGCTGTAGGGGCAGGCCACCGTGCCTGCCCTAACGAGGGCAACCACAGAGGGCTTGCCCCTACGAAAAATGGCCTACAATAGAATCAAGCCCGAAATTTTTAAAGCTGAAATGAACCAAATTTAAATTTTTTAAACTGATGGAATAGGAACTTTCGCATTGAGTATCAAATCATGCACTGCTGTGTTATTGACATTCTTTATGATAACTGCTGTCAGCCTGGCAGAAACCAACACTGACGGCAAAGAGGCTACGGTCCTCGCCCATCCAAAGCAGGTGGGTATCGGACAGCCTTTTCTTGTTCGGTTGACATCAGTCCAGGCCTTTGACAAAATTCTTGTCCGGTGGATGGATCGGGAGTTTGTACCGGCAGTCTCCCAGTGGAACGGACATCATATAGCGATTGCCATGTTGGGTACGGATGTCCTTACCATCAAGCCGGGTCGCCGGAAACTTCTGGTCCGGGCGTGGGCAGGAGGAAACGAGACCGTCTGGCAACGGTCAGTACTTATTGTTGGCCGAACATATCCCCGTCAGGCGCTGAACCTGCCGTCAAAGATGGTGACGCCGCCCACTGTTGAACTTGAGCGGATAAAGGCGGAAAGGACTCGGACCCAGGAGGCCAAAACTACCTGGTCAGACCAGCGGTTGTGGCGACTGCCCTTTCATCGGCCGGTGGAGGGAAAATACACCAGTGTTTATGGTCTGCAACGCGTGCTGAACGGCAAACCCAAAAATCCCCACCGGGGAGTGGATTTCAGGGCACCGACGGGAACCGCTGTGGAAGCGGTGGCAGACGGCAGGGTCCTTTTGGCTGAATCCCATTATTATGCCGGCAATTCCATGTATATAGACCATGGTAACGGTGTTATTTCCCTGTACTTTCACCTGAGTAGATTCGACGTGTCTCAGGGGGATATTATAAAAAGGGGACAGATTATCGGTCGATCCGGTTCTACGGGCCGGGCCACGGGTCCTCACCTGCATTTGTCTATATCTGTGCAGGGCCAGCTGGTAGATCCGGTGCCGTTGTTTGAGCGGACAAGCGATCAATTGCTCCGGTGAGATGCGTTTCCATGGGCCTTACCACACCATTAAAAATAGTCCCGCCAACATTACAATAGTAGCAAAAATTTTACTTCCTAAATTTTTTTCTTTAAACGCTTTACCGCCAATAAAAACACTAAAGATAATAGAAAGTCTTTTCATGGGAATTAAGAGTCCCAAAAGAGCCAAGGGATAAGTAGCCGCTGTCATATAAGTTTTATCAGAAACCACTAACAAAAGGCTTAAAATAAAAAATATCCACCATTTTGACTTTAAATTTTGAAACGTTTTTTTTACAGGCGTTTTTAAAAATAAAAATACTACAAATGTATTGGTTAATATAAAAATATAGAACCAAAACTGTAGATTAACCGGATCAATTAAATCACGAAGTAGGTATCGATCAAGCGTTAATGATAACGCGCTAAAAAAACTGGCTAAAATTCCAAGAAAAAAAGCTTTGGATAAAATATTATTTATTTTTTTAATGTCTTCTTTTTCTTTCTTTGAAAGCATTTGTAGGGCTAAAAGCCCGCTTAAAAGAATAAAAATACCAATAGATTGCAATATTGTAAGACTTTCCTTTAAGAATAAGAAACCGAATATAATGGCAAAAAGCGTAGAAAGCATTTGTAGGGGGGTGGCAATTGAGATTGGTAATTTTTTAAGAGAATATAAAAAAAGAAGCCAAGCGGTAGTCATGGTGACAGCTTTCAAAAAAACAAATAGAAAAAGTTTTGTTTCAAGTAATCCAACCCCACCAAAAGTGGGTGCTAAAAAAAGAAGGTTTAAAAAAGAGGAAAAAAGCAAAATCGTCTGTGGGGTAAAATCAAAACTTAATTTTTTATAAAAAATATCACCAATACCCCGAGTAAGTGCCGAAAATAAAATTAAAATAACCCAAGTCATATTTTTGATTATAATGTAGTTATCGGACGAGCCTGAGTGATGAAGAATTGTGTTCCGTCAAACGCCCATTCAATGTCCATTGGTTTTTGATAAATGTCTTCAACTTTAAGGCAAATTTGGGCAAGTTCGATAATTTGTTTATTTGTTAATTTTTGTTTGCCCTGCATATTTTTTTCAACTTTTTTTATTTCAGTTTTTTTGCCATTACGAACAATTTTTTCGTTTTGTTTTTGAATGTTTTTATGAATAATTTGTAAATTTTCTTTGCTGATAATATAGTCATCCGGTGTAATTTGACCGGAAACAATAGCTTCCCCGAGTCCAAAACCAGCTTCAATAACTATTTCAGAATGATTTTTATTAATAGGATTTG comes from uncultured Desulfobacter sp. and encodes:
- a CDS encoding alpha/beta hydrolase: MEKSHTNPYAALDQPQVLQFLFHPRRDDPQKAGSGKEHFIPVDQDIEVGAAFHLGDPSFPNILFFHGNGEIVSDYDDLGPIFNRMGINFLVVDYRGYGKSSGSPTVFSMLLDCHTILDFVVNELKNRNFTGSLTVMGRSLGSASALELAATRQDSIDRLIIESGFAHAAPLLKTLGIDPDMIGFQEEQGFGNADKIKHWNKPLLIIHAQFDHIIDFSQGEVLYSLCPSADKDLLMIPGANHNDIFMKGFDMYLNRLKNFLIPQDL
- a CDS encoding type II toxin-antitoxin system RelE/ParE family toxin, with amino-acid sequence MKTIRWHNRARKQIKKVPKEYQESIFQSIDQLINFPNCTGLDVKPLKNHKYDYRMRVGRYRVLFDDEDQVQIISIQEVKKRDNRTYQ
- a CDS encoding helix-turn-helix transcriptional regulator, coding for MTTVLTNNVQIIEQGGKPAFAVIPWDDYQSLVEGVVPDDSDVWFPHEVVKANVRGDSLVKAWREYLGMTQAELAAKAGIKQPALARIEKIDANPRKSTLIRLAEAMGLTVEQLIE
- a CDS encoding HD domain-containing protein, whose translation is MSSQIPTRDAALALLKKYNTSESLIKHAFAVEGVMRYMAGKYGEDKDTWGIVGLIHDLDYERFPEQHCKKTEQILKENDWPEDLIRAVVSHGWGICTDVKPESTMEKVLFAIDELTGLVATSALVRPSKSVMDMKAKSVKKKWKDKRFAAGVDRSIIQKGADMLGVELGELITDTIMGMREVAVEIGLKGDA
- a CDS encoding M23 family metallopeptidase, producing MITAVSLAETNTDGKEATVLAHPKQVGIGQPFLVRLTSVQAFDKILVRWMDREFVPAVSQWNGHHIAIAMLGTDVLTIKPGRRKLLVRAWAGGNETVWQRSVLIVGRTYPRQALNLPSKMVTPPTVELERIKAERTRTQEAKTTWSDQRLWRLPFHRPVEGKYTSVYGLQRVLNGKPKNPHRGVDFRAPTGTAVEAVADGRVLLAESHYYAGNSMYIDHGNGVISLYFHLSRFDVSQGDIIKRGQIIGRSGSTGRATGPHLHLSISVQGQLVDPVPLFERTSDQLLR
- a CDS encoding EamA family transporter: MTWVILILFSALTRGIGDIFYKKLSFDFTPQTILLFSSFLNLLFLAPTFGGVGLLETKLFLFVFLKAVTMTTAWLLFLYSLKKLPISIATPLQMLSTLFAIIFGFLFLKESLTILQSIGIFILLSGLLALQMLSKKEKEDIKKINNILSKAFFLGILASFFSALSLTLDRYLLRDLIDPVNLQFWFYIFILTNTFVVFLFLKTPVKKTFQNLKSKWWIFFILSLLLVVSDKTYMTAATYPLALLGLLIPMKRLSIIFSVFIGGKAFKEKNLGSKIFATIVMLAGLFLMVW